TCTTCATGCGCAGCCAGATTGCCGCGATGTTCGCCACCGCCATCGGCACGATCCTGCCCGCCGTGCAGTTTTCCGGCCTGATCAACCCGGTGTCCTCGCTCGAGGGGGCGGGCGCGGTGATCGGATCGATATATCCCGCGACCTGGTTCGTCACCATCTGCCGCGGCGTCTTTTCCAAGGGGCTGGGCTTCGCCGACCTCTGGCCTGACCTTCTCGTGCTGTTCGCGACGTTTCCCGTCATCCTGGCGCTGTGTGTCGCGTTGCTGCGTAAGCAGGAGAGCTGATATGCGCCACGCGGCCAACATCTACCGGCTCGGCATCAAGGAACTGCGCAGCCTGTGGCGCGATCCGATGATGCTGTTCCTGATCCTCTATTCGTTCTCGGTGGGGATCTACGTCGCGGCAACCGCCATGCCGGAAACGCTGCACAAGGCGCCTATCGCGATCGTCGATGAAGACCAGTCGCAGCTTTCCAGCCGGATAACCGGCGCCTTTTATCCGCCGCACTTCACGCCCCCTTCGATCGTGGGACTGAACGAAGTGGACAAGGGGCTGGATGCCGGGCGCTATACGTTCGCTCTCGACATCCCGCCCGATTTTCAGCGAGACGTACTTGCGGGACGCCAACCCGGCTTGCAGCTCAACGTTGACGCTACGCGGATGAGCCAGGCTTTCACGGGCGGCGGCTACATCCAGCAGATCGTGCAGGGCGAAGTTGCCGAATTCATGAAAGGCACGCGTGCGAGCACGCCGGTCCCGGTCGAGCTGGCGCTGCGCGTGCGGTTCAATCCTACGCTGGCGCAAAGCTGGTTCGGCGCGGTCATGGAAATCATCAACAGCGTCACCATGCTGTCGATCGTGCTGACGGGCGCGGCCCTGATCCGCGAGCGCGAGCACGGCACGATCGAACACCTGCTAGTGATGCCGGTGACGCCGTTCGAGATCATGGCCAGCAAGGTCTGGGCCATGGGGCTCGTTGTCCTGGTCGCCTGCGCTTTCGCGCTTTTCGTGATGGTGGAAGGGGTACTGTCCGTTCCCGTCGAAGGGTCGATCGCGCTGTTCCTCGCCGGAGCGGGGCTGCACCTGTTCGCCACGACCTCCATCGGCATCTTCATGGGGACGATCGCGCGCTCCATGCCGCAGTTCGGCTTGTTGCTGATGCTGGTGCTGCTGCCGTTGCAGATGCTGTCCGGCGGTTCGACGCCGCGCGAAAGCATGCCGGAGTTCGTCCAGACGGTCATGTTGGCCGCGCCCACCACCCATTTCGTGAAGATGGCGCAGGCCATCCTTTACCGGGGCGCGGGCTTTGACGTGGTCTGGCCCCAGTTCCTGGCTATCATTGCTATCGGCGCGATCTTCTTCGCCATTGCGTTGGCGCGGTTCCGGCGAACCATCGGCACGATGGCGTGAGGAGGCAGTCGAATGTCAGAACACCAAATTGCGTGGGACATCGTAACGATGCTTCAGACTAACGATTGCCGAACGGTTCCGCGCAGGTTTCGCAGGAGAATAATACCGGCGGCGGTGTCGCGGATCCTGAGCCAGGTTTTCGAAACAGCGAATCCACGATTGCCCTAGCAGCCTCACGCGTCAGCCATAGCGCTGGCTGACGGCTGTGAATGCCCCCTATCTCCCATAGGTATCACAACGGCTTCTTCTGGCACGTTTGCCGGTGCACGGCCAACACAACCCAAGGAGGATGCCATGTATGTCAATGCCAGAATGCGTGAGACACTCTCACGCTTCAATGCCGCTTCTTCAATGGAAGCGCTGCTCGCCGCCTTAGCTGATGCCGCCACGAAAATGGGCTTCCCCTATGTCGCGATGATCCAACATGGCGGCCTCCCACGCTTGGTCGAACGGGCGCTGGTTATTACCAACTATCCGGCGGAGTTCGTGCGTTTCTACACCGAGAGCCACGCGTACGTCATCGATCCAGTCTATGAGGTGAGCCAGTTGCTGGACCGCCCGTTCAGCTGGGACGAGATTCCCGGTTATGTCGATCTCACAGGCACACAATCAGCCCTGTTCGAAGAAGCGCGGCTGCATGGTCTCGTCCACGGTGTCACCGTGCCGCTCCACATACCGAGCGAATCCCATGCGTCTTGCACTTTCGCACGCGCGGAGCCGATCATGGCTTCGCCATCGCTACTGACGACGCTCCACATCGTCGCTGCCTTCGGGTTCAAGGCGGGCCTCAGACTACATCATGCCTCGCGCGGACATGACGTACCCAGGCTCACGCGCCGCGAAGCTCAATGCACGGCATTGGTCGCCGTCGGCAAGAGCGATTGGGAGATCAGCCAGATACTCGGTCTGAGCGAGACCTCGGTGCGCTATTTCGTCTCCCACGCAAAGCAGCGTTACGGCGTCTACAAGCGCTCAGAGCTTGTCGCCAGGGCGCTCATCGACGCGCAGATCCTTCGAAACGACCAAGGGATCATTGAGGCTGGACCCCGCCGCCCGCGCCACAGGGCGAAACGGCGCAGTCCTTGACAGTCCTGTCGGTGTCGCCGTGTTGCGCATCCCGTCAATTGGCCCGCGAATCGCCATGCCTAGGGCGGATAAGTGTATTGACCTACGGTCGCACGATCCAGTTTGCCGAGCTCTGATAATGCCAAGCAAGGCTTAGCCAATTTCGAAATTAATAAACTCGACAGTAGTTTCCCAATCTGTCAAAATGCATAGCATGGCTTCGCAAACATTAGGAAAATTAAACCGGCTGCAACGGGATCTCCCAGAGAGCCTGCTGGTCGACGCGGCATGGATGGAAGCCCATGGTTACTCATCATCGCTGCGGAGCCAATATGTTCGCGCGGGATGGCTCGATAGCCCGACCCGGCGCGTCTATCGCCGCTCGCGTGGACCGCTCACCTGGGAACAGGCCGTTATCTCACTGCAATCCCTGTTGGACCTGCCTTTGACAGTTGGCGGGCGCACAGCGCTCGAACAGCAGGGCTACGCTCATTATCTCTCCATAACGGTGCGCGAAGTCCATCTCTATGGGCCAAGCCGGCCGCCGACATGGCTCGACAGCCTGCCACTCGATGTCTCGTTCCGCTGGCATAACAGCCTCCGGCTGTTTCCAGTCGACGGCGAGATTCCTCCCGAGCCTGCGCCCCGGATGTCCAGCACCGCCGGCACGACCTTGCCGATCCGCTGTTCGAGCAAGGAACGCGCCGTTCTCGAACTGCTCGATGAGCTTCCCCATGAGAGCTTCCATCAGGTCGACATGCTGATGGAAGGAATGAGCGACCTCAGCCCACGTCGCCTTCAGACACTTCTTGAGGCGTGCGCGAGCGTAAAAGTGAAGCGTCTCTTCCTCTTCTTCGCGGATCGCCATGGCCATGCCTGGCGTTCGAAGCTCGATGTTTCCCGCCTGGATCTCGGATCGGGCAAACGCGTCCTGGTCAAAGGAGGGAAGCTCGACCGGCGCTACAACATCACCGTGCCCTCCGACCTGGCGGGAGAATAGCTGTATGGCGTTTCTCGACGGCTACCGGAGACAGGTCGCTCTTCTTCTGCGTGTTATGCCTCACGTCGCGAAGGAGGATATCTTCGCGCTGAAAGGCGGAACAGCGATCAATCTGTTCGTGCGTGACCTGCCGCGACTTTCGGTGGACATCGACCTCACCTATCTGCCGATCGAGGACCGCGCGACCTCGCTCGCCACGATCGATGCGGCGATGCTGCGGATCAAGGAACGCATCGAGGAAGGACTGGTCGGAGCCAGGATTCATGCGTCGCGTTCCGCTGACGAAAAAATCGTCACCAAGCTCATCGTTCGTGCGGATGATGTGCAGATCAAGATCGAGGTCACGCCAGTGTTGCGCGGGACGGTCTATGATCCCGTCGTTATGGGTGTCGTTCCCGCAGTCGAGGACGCCTTTGGTTTTGCTGAGATTCAGGTGGTGTCCTTCGCCGATCTCTATGCGGGAAAAATCGTGGCGGCGCTCGACCGGCAGCACCCTCGCGACCTCTTCGACGTCCGCGACTTGCTGGCGAACGAAGGCGTCACAGACGATTTGCGACGTGCATTTCTCGTCTACCTCGCCAGCCATAATCGCCCGATGGCCGAGGTTCTCGCTCCCGCCCGTAAACCGCTCGCCGAGGAGTTCGAGCGCGGTTTCGTCGGAATGACTCACCAGCCGATCACTCTGGCGGAACTGGAATCAGCGCGTGAAGACATCATCGCGCGCATGGTTGCCGGGATGCCTGACACTCATCGGCAATTCCTTGTCGGCTTCAAGCGTGGTGAACCGGACTGGGCGCTTGCGGGCATTGATGAGGCGAGGCGACTGCCCGCGGTCTTGTGGAAGCAACGTAACCTGGACCGGTTGGACCCTGGCAAGAGGCAGGAGCTTGTTGCCGCGTTGGAGAAGCAATTGCTGCCGGGATAGGTCAGGCGCCCCTCCGACGCCTGCAGGTCAGCCTGTTTGCGGCGAGCAGCGCGGAAGGGTGGTGGTTAGGTGAAGTGCGGGAGCAGCGAGGAAAGGGTGGAGGTGATGGGAGAGGGAGCCGCTCGCGTTTGGGACCAGCAGGTACATTGAAGGCTTACGGTTCGACATGGATTTTGGCGGAATGGCCGGGCAATGTCTTTCCGCTAGCGCTGCCTATATTCTTGGTGATGCAGGCGCGCGAACATAGCGCACAGCGTGGTCGAGGCGCTCCGCCGCGTCGGCCTCGCTGATGCGGAGGCGGCGTGCGATCTGGCCAACGGTAAAGCCGTCATTGCGATGAAGGAACAAGGCCCGCATGGTCAGGTGCGGTAGATCGGTAAAAACAGAATCCCATACCTCGCCTTCTTCCCCCATCTTGCCCGACGACCCCATGACCCTCTCAATCACATCGTGGAGATCGGCAGCAGCGGGTTCCTGCAAGGCGTATAGGATCGCCAAGGACTGCTCCATCATTTCCAGCGCTTGTTCTTTCAATTCGTCGTTGCCCGGCTCGTTACCGCTCCCCATGCTCTCACCTCCTTCTTAGTTGCAGAGGAGCATGACAGAAATCGCGGGATTTTCATCAACAACAACCCCCAACTTGGATATTGTTGTGCGCTGGCTTTTTGCGCGAAGGTGCCATGCGCTATTTTATGATTTCCGAGCCGTTAGCCGGACTTCAGATTTTGAAAACATCATGACTGCCAGCCTTACAGGTCGCGCCGCCGCTCGCATCAGCGGAGGTGCCGAGAATGGGGTTGCCCGGGGATGGAGATGCTCGAGATATGGAAAATGCACGGTCTCGTGCCGACCTTGTAAGTCATATGCCCAGCAGAAGCGGCTGAGACGCAGTCCGTGTTGGACACCGCAAAAGCTGTCCCAGCCGCGACATTTACCGGAACTGGCAAGAACGACCGTCATGCATTGACATTGGTGACGGTTATTGCGGCGGCGCCAATACCCTCTCTCTGGAATTGACGCCGCCACATCGATCCCTGTTCGCAAAGATGGGTCAATGCCGATAGATTAGAAGCGTTGTTCCCAATCGGTTTCCAGATCGAGCCGATTCACAAATGATGGAACACCGACAGAATTCTGCTATAGTCCTCCAGTGAGGATATAGCGATGAACAACGCCGCCCATATTCAAGCGCCCGAACCGGCATCGCCTCGGCTGAAACCGTCCGATTGGCTCTGGCGTCCGTGGTACGCGAAGCTGTGGTGGTCGGCAATTCCGGTCTGGTGGATTGGCATGGCTACATCGACCAGGATCGCGCCGCTTGAGGCGTTCTACGACAGTGCGGCGGCCGGTTTTCTCAACCTCCTGTTCTTTCCGATGACGGCACTCATGGTGCTTGGACTCGGCTATGTGCAGCAGTGGGTGGCCGGGTTTTCATCGACGGGCGAGGGTACGCCTGTGTCCGATGAAGCGGTGGCCAGAACCTCCAAAAGAATGTGGGAGGAACATGAGCGAGGAATGGAAGACCTTCGTGCTGGCACCGATATATTCGATCCACGGTCGGGAGGTCTCTACATCGGCAACCCGCTGAGCCTTCAGCACCCTAGTCGGTTCTTCAAGCACTAACGATTCTTGAAGCTGCTGTCGCCATCGCCGGGGCTGCCATCCACGTCCGTAGAAAATCTACCGCTCTTCAGGACGGAGTTCTGTTCGACCGAAGTCAGGGGCCCGGTAATGTCGAAAGTTGCCCGGCCGGAATCCGCATCATGGAGATATCGGTTGCGTATGCCATCCGGGCCAAGAATCCGGTCCGACAGTTCACGCGAGAAGGTCGCCGCCGGGTCGCTCGAGCGCGCGGCTTCGCGCTCGGCGGCGGCAATCGCTTCGCGCACGTCGTAGTTGACGATGTCAATCGACGACTGTGCTGTCTCGTTGCTGATTCCGACGTCACGACTTTCAAAACCAAGACTGGCGCCCACTCGACCTGAGGTCGACGTGGTCTTCTGTGGCGACTGCGCTTGGCCCGCTTGCTTGCCTTTCTCTGCAGGCTGCCCGCGACCGCCTATCGCCTCCGATTCATCGACCCCAACCGAGCCTCCGAGTTGAGCGCCGACGCTTGTACCGATCGTGACATTATCCTGCGCGGATCGCGAGAGCCCGCGCTGCCACCCGGTCTGCGCGATGATCGCCTGCACGTCGCGCGTAAGCGTATCGGCCACCTGCGGGTTCAGACGCCAGTTGCCATGACGGTCCATCTCGAACCCGCCCTTGAGCCAGTTCTGCATCATCGCCTGGCCCTGTTCGCCGCTGCTGAGGAAATGCTCGATCGTGTCGGGCCCGGCCTGTTTCCCTGCCTCGAACCGCGTAGAGGTATCGTTGCGGGCCGATTGCTGGAACCCGACCGAGCTGGAGACGAGAAGATCGTTGTCGGCGAACGAGAACCTTGCCCGCCCGCCATTGGCGACCGCGCCCAATTGGCTCTCGTTGATGAGCCCGCCGCGCCACATCTGCGCCGCCGTCTCCGGGGTGAGATTGAGGCTCAGATCGCCATTCTGCGCCATGGCGATCTGCCGCTTCGACATGTCGACACCATGATCGGCCAGCAGCTTCTGCATGCGCGTCAGGCGCTCATTATCGATGATCCGCGTCATCCGTTCGTTGCGAGCGCGGTCAGCGATCCCGGCCGCACCACCTTCGGCCATGTCGACCTGATTGCCGGCGCCCTGCGACAGCGTGCGGATGAAGCTGTCGAGATGTGCGGCCTGGCGCACCGACATGCCCGCGGCGGCCGCGCCTTCCGCGAACCCGGCATTGTCGGCCTGTCGCCGCTGCTCCCCGATCCGGGCGGCCGAGCGCGTACCGTCGTGACCGACCTCACGCTGCGCGTCGAGCTTGCCCGACCGCTCCGCAAAATCGAAGCCCGCTGCCTCGCGGGTGCGGCCATAGACGCTGGCGCCCTCGCGCGCGGCCTCGACGGTCGCACCGTCGGCGGTGCCGACCTGCACGGCGGCATTGTAGGTTTCGAGCGCCCGCATGACCTGCGCCTCGTTGCGGCCGGTTGCGCGGGAGAGTTGGGAAATGGCTGTCGACCGAGCCTCTCCGGATAGCGCATTGATAAAGGCGATGCGGCGGGAGGTTTCCTGGACTGAGAGGCCGAGCATGGAGGCGGCGTTGCGCTGGCCCTCATTGCTGCCGGTCCTATGCGCCTGCTCGGTCGCGACATTGCCGCGCTCGATCCGCCTTACATTGTCGCCAGCAAAATCGCGCCGGCCTTCCATCGCGCCGACTTGAATCTGCGCGCCGGTAAGATCGTTGCGCAGCATCTGCTCCTGGTCGAAGGTATTGGCGATCAGTTTGGCGAAGGTCGGATCAGCCGACGCTTGGGCGATCACCGTCGAGGCTTTGAGCGCGGCATCCTTTTGGTCGTAGCCGTTCCTCTCAAAATGCCGCTGGGCTCCGGACAGCATCATGTCATAGGCGCGCGTATCCCCGAACGCCTTCCACTGGACCATCTTCTGCGTGAAGGCCGCGAACGAACGTTCCCCGGATTGCCCCTCGCCAAAATAGCCGGTGCCAAGGCTGCGGAGCGCATCCTTCTCGGCAAAATTATGGATCGCACTGGTCGCGGCATTGTCGCGCACGGCGCGCACGGTCGCGGG
This genomic window from Caenibius tardaugens NBRC 16725 contains:
- a CDS encoding conjugal transfer protein TraG N-terminal domain-containing protein yields the protein MHRLVRAISVLIALFSASPALAIDASFHTYDGFAETVDAFRLVSMIFGDSRYETLVLIVAVVGIALGVLLASIRGQGMGIVAFGFQMLIGVGLFVGLVATTGTVHVYDRVRNAYQPVGDVPNLIVLVAGMTNMMERALAEVIDDNTTDPHAKLEFGAGGHSFDLFLNAASPRGPMTDTFLDATIKDYVRQCYPVARVSPAYGVDDDQLFRTATDLPAAFAAMAGPATFSTVFTSTDKGGTTVSCNEAWEHISTRLSEPALFDNYVAQVCTRTGYDIGNATQLQRCRSNIGELGQMMMDTPLSLQQFLTNVMLGSTVGDVLFEDSPATAARVMANRAVVSSGLATMSTANEWMPTIRATVFGIMLFMMPVALLFILTPINLRVASFALGLFVFVALWGVIDAGIYQLTLGRATDVLAEMRANHVAANAWMLAPSSAMKALAIFGSFRTASAGLAGAFVFTVFRFSGNVFTSFTSGALGVQGQGTAAAAPLATSEGYAGALEAQAGAAGTMARRGAASNFGDFGERSAFGATRAFGAASSVLGEHGGGASGTAAFGMGKLDAARELGGLSPALTGRSLTDPATVRAVRDNAATSAIHNFAEKDALRSLGTGYFGEGQSGERSFAAFTQKMVQWKAFGDTRAYDMMLSGAQRHFERNGYDQKDAALKASTVIAQASADPTFAKLIANTFDQEQMLRNDLTGAQIQVGAMEGRRDFAGDNVRRIERGNVATEQAHRTGSNEGQRNAASMLGLSVQETSRRIAFINALSGEARSTAISQLSRATGRNEAQVMRALETYNAAVQVGTADGATVEAAREGASVYGRTREAAGFDFAERSGKLDAQREVGHDGTRSAARIGEQRRQADNAGFAEGAAAAGMSVRQAAHLDSFIRTLSQGAGNQVDMAEGGAAGIADRARNERMTRIIDNERLTRMQKLLADHGVDMSKRQIAMAQNGDLSLNLTPETAAQMWRGGLINESQLGAVANGGRARFSFADNDLLVSSSVGFQQSARNDTSTRFEAGKQAGPDTIEHFLSSGEQGQAMMQNWLKGGFEMDRHGNWRLNPQVADTLTRDVQAIIAQTGWQRGLSRSAQDNVTIGTSVGAQLGGSVGVDESEAIGGRGQPAEKGKQAGQAQSPQKTTSTSGRVGASLGFESRDVGISNETAQSSIDIVNYDVREAIAAAEREAARSSDPAATFSRELSDRILGPDGIRNRYLHDADSGRATFDITGPLTSVEQNSVLKSGRFSTDVDGSPGDGDSSFKNR
- a CDS encoding nucleotidyl transferase AbiEii/AbiGii toxin family protein encodes the protein MAFLDGYRRQVALLLRVMPHVAKEDIFALKGGTAINLFVRDLPRLSVDIDLTYLPIEDRATSLATIDAAMLRIKERIEEGLVGARIHASRSADEKIVTKLIVRADDVQIKIEVTPVLRGTVYDPVVMGVVPAVEDAFGFAEIQVVSFADLYAGKIVAALDRQHPRDLFDVRDLLANEGVTDDLRRAFLVYLASHNRPMAEVLAPARKPLAEEFERGFVGMTHQPITLAELESAREDIIARMVAGMPDTHRQFLVGFKRGEPDWALAGIDEARRLPAVLWKQRNLDRLDPGKRQELVAALEKQLLPG
- a CDS encoding type IV toxin-antitoxin system AbiEi family antitoxin, which gives rise to MASQTLGKLNRLQRDLPESLLVDAAWMEAHGYSSSLRSQYVRAGWLDSPTRRVYRRSRGPLTWEQAVISLQSLLDLPLTVGGRTALEQQGYAHYLSITVREVHLYGPSRPPTWLDSLPLDVSFRWHNSLRLFPVDGEIPPEPAPRMSSTAGTTLPIRCSSKERAVLELLDELPHESFHQVDMLMEGMSDLSPRRLQTLLEACASVKVKRLFLFFADRHGHAWRSKLDVSRLDLGSGKRVLVKGGKLDRRYNITVPSDLAGE
- a CDS encoding ABC transporter permease, producing the protein MRHAANIYRLGIKELRSLWRDPMMLFLILYSFSVGIYVAATAMPETLHKAPIAIVDEDQSQLSSRITGAFYPPHFTPPSIVGLNEVDKGLDAGRYTFALDIPPDFQRDVLAGRQPGLQLNVDATRMSQAFTGGGYIQQIVQGEVAEFMKGTRASTPVPVELALRVRFNPTLAQSWFGAVMEIINSVTMLSIVLTGAALIREREHGTIEHLLVMPVTPFEIMASKVWAMGLVVLVACAFALFVMVEGVLSVPVEGSIALFLAGAGLHLFATTSIGIFMGTIARSMPQFGLLLMLVLLPLQMLSGGSTPRESMPEFVQTVMLAAPTTHFVKMAQAILYRGAGFDVVWPQFLAIIAIGAIFFAIALARFRRTIGTMA
- a CDS encoding helix-turn-helix transcriptional regulator, which encodes MYVNARMRETLSRFNAASSMEALLAALADAATKMGFPYVAMIQHGGLPRLVERALVITNYPAEFVRFYTESHAYVIDPVYEVSQLLDRPFSWDEIPGYVDLTGTQSALFEEARLHGLVHGVTVPLHIPSESHASCTFARAEPIMASPSLLTTLHIVAAFGFKAGLRLHHASRGHDVPRLTRREAQCTALVAVGKSDWEISQILGLSETSVRYFVSHAKQRYGVYKRSELVARALIDAQILRNDQGIIEAGPRRPRHRAKRRSP